TAGCTCCGTGGTCGCCCGGAGGGTCTCCAGCTTGCCAGGACCGACGCCCGAAACGGCGTCTACCTCCTCCCAGCTCGCGAAACGGCCCTGGGCTTCACGCGCCTCCACCAGCTTTCGTGCCAGCGAGCGCCCGACGCCCGAAAGCTGGGCCAGCTCCTCCTCCGAGGCCGCATTGAGATCCAACTTCAAGCCCAACGCCACAGCCTGGGCGCCCGTGGGGGCGGTGCCCTCACCGCAGCGGGCAATGCCCCCCGCCATGCGAACCGATGCGGGCTCGCAGTCCAGCGCGGGCGAGGGGCTCGGCCATGTCCACCGCGCCAGCCCGCCCAACACCATCAGCCCCAACGTGGCGGCGGCGAGAGAGCCCGTGCGGTTCACGATCATCCCTTGATGGAGACAACCTCGGCCACAGTCCCCGGCTCGGGCGTGTCCAGGCCGAACGCGGTATGCAGCGAGCGGACCGCCAGCTCCGTGTAGTTGGAGTGGATGACGCAGGACACTTTGATCTCCGAGGTGGAGATCATCTGCACGTTGACGCCGGCGCCGGCGAGCACCTTGAACATCTTCGCCGCCACGCCGGAGTGGTTGCGCATTCCCACGCCCACGATGGACACCTTGGAGACATGGTCATCGGTCTCCACGCCCTCGGCCTTGACGGCCTTGGCCACCTTCTTCACCACGTCCTTGGTCTTGGCGAGGTCCGCCTTGCCCACGGTGAACGTCACGTCCGTGCGGCCATCCTTGGAGACATTCTGGACGATGAGATCCACGACGATGCTCTGCTCATCGAGCGCCCCGAAGATCTTCGCCGCCACGCCGGGAACGTCCGGCACCCCTCGGATGGCGATCTTCGACTCGTTCTTGTCGTAGGCGATTCCACTGACCAGCACGTCTTCCATCGCAGCGTCCTCCTCACACACCAGCGTGCCGGGATCGTCCGTAAACGAGGACTTCACCCAGAGCGGCACCTTGTACTTCATCGCGAACTCGACCGAACGGATCTGCAGCACCTTGGCGCCCACGCTCGCCAGCTCCAGCATCTCCTCATAGGAGATGCGATCGAGCTTGCGCGCCTGGGGGACCATGTTGGGGTCGGTGGTGTAGACGCCATCCACGTCCGTGTAGATCTCACAGGCATCCGCCTTGAGCGCGGCGGCCAGGGCCACCGCCGTGGTGTCCGACCCCCCGCGGCCCAACGTGGTGACGTTGCCGTGCTCGTCCTGGCCCTGGAAGCCCGCCACGACGACAATGTTCTTCTTCTTCAGCGCGTCGAGGATGCGCTCCGCGTCGATGCTCTTGATGCGGGCCTTGGAGAAGGTGCTGTCGGTGGTGATGCGGACCTGGTGCCCCAGGAAGCTCACCGCCTTGCGCTTCTGCGCCTGGATGGCCAGCGCCACCAGCCCGATGGAGACCTGCTCCCCGGTGGCCACCACGACGTCCTGCTCGCGCTCGTTGGGCCGATCGGTGATCTGGGAGACGAGCTTGAGCAGCCGGTTGGTCTCTCCCGACATCGCGGAGACCACCACCACCACGTCATGTCCCTCTTTCTGGGCGGCGATGCAACGCTTCGCCACGTTCTTCATGCGCTCGGTGTCGCCCACCGAGGTCCCACCGTACTTCTGGACGATAAGTGCCAAGGCGCTTGTGCCCCTTCCTGCTTGACGCGCGGACCCTATTGGGCGCATCCCCCGCGTGTCAAAGACGACGTTGGCTATAAGTACCGTGAATCCTTGGAGCGCTCATGTCCCGCCCCCGCTTGTTCATCGATGGAGACACCCTGAAGCTGGAGGACATCCTCCAAGTCGCCCACCACGCCGTCACCGTGGCGCTGGCCCCCGCGGCCGCCGCCCGCGTGAAAGCGGCCCGCGAGTTGGTGGACCGGGTGGCCGCCGGGGACACTCCCTCCTACGGCATCAACACCGGCTTTGGGACGCTGGCCGAGGTCCGCATCGATAAGAAGGATCTGCGCGAGCTTCAGCGCAACCTCATCCTCTCGCACGCCGCCGGAGTGGGCTCGCCGCTGCCGTTGCCCGAGGCCCGGGTGCTGCTCCTGTTGCGTTGCAACGTGCTGGCCAAGGGCTACTCGGGCATCCGGCCGGAGACGCTGGCGCTCGCGCTGGAGATGCTCGACCGCGATGTGGTGCCCGTGGTGCCCGAACGTGGCAGCGTGGGGGCCTCCGGGGATCTGGCCCCGCTGGCGCACCTGGCGCTGGTCTTCATCGGCGAGGGCGAGGCGTTCTATCAAGGTGAGCGGCTGCCGGGAGCCCAGGCGCTGGAGCGAGCGGGACTGAAGCCCGTGGTGCTGGAGGCCAAGGAGGGACTGGCGCTCGTCAACGGCACCCAGGCCATGTGCGCGGTGGGCACCCTGCTCCAGCTGCGCGCCGAGATGCTCGCGGAGCTGGCG
This genomic window from Stigmatella ashevillena contains:
- a CDS encoding ComEA family DNA-binding protein, whose translation is MIVNRTGSLAAATLGLMVLGGLARWTWPSPSPALDCEPASVRMAGGIARCGEGTAPTGAQAVALGLKLDLNAASEEELAQLSGVGRSLARKLVEAREAQGRFASWEEVDAVSGVGPGKLETLRATTELRETPPPGGVW
- a CDS encoding aspartate kinase, which encodes MALIVQKYGGTSVGDTERMKNVAKRCIAAQKEGHDVVVVVSAMSGETNRLLKLVSQITDRPNEREQDVVVATGEQVSIGLVALAIQAQKRKAVSFLGHQVRITTDSTFSKARIKSIDAERILDALKKKNIVVVAGFQGQDEHGNVTTLGRGGSDTTAVALAAALKADACEIYTDVDGVYTTDPNMVPQARKLDRISYEEMLELASVGAKVLQIRSVEFAMKYKVPLWVKSSFTDDPGTLVCEEDAAMEDVLVSGIAYDKNESKIAIRGVPDVPGVAAKIFGALDEQSIVVDLIVQNVSKDGRTDVTFTVGKADLAKTKDVVKKVAKAVKAEGVETDDHVSKVSIVGVGMRNHSGVAAKMFKVLAGAGVNVQMISTSEIKVSCVIHSNYTELAVRSLHTAFGLDTPEPGTVAEVVSIKG